GATGTTGACTGACAATAAACTGACAAACAAGTTGTTGTTGGCTCTCGAGTCTCTGTTGTCTAGATCAATTGGAAGTTCTGATTGCCTTGTTTCATGTGTGAATTTCACCCACATTTTTGAATTACAGAGCTGGTCACGGGCTTCGTTTGGTTTCCTTGTCGTCCTTTATTAGATATTTCCACGTTAAGTGGTTCAAACTTTTGCAAAACACATCACCTTCTCAATTTTTGAgttacttcttttttttctctttgcttAATAGTTCTTTGAGAATCTGTCATGGTATATGTTTATGAGGATGTACTCTTCAGTTAGAAGGAATAGTTGCAAATCAGGGACAGATTCAGTTGGAACCTTTTCTTAGTAGTGGGATGCACATTTCCAGCCATTAGTTATGAACTTAATGGTCATCACTACTGTTCTAGAAAAATAGATGATTGTGGAAGCTACTAGTTCAAACTAATTGAGGTTATGTCTTTGGTAATAAACCATATTCAGCTTAGCATAACAATTTGCAACCTGTACCTATCTTGTTTGGATGTTTATCCTTTAGGCATAGGAACTGAGGGAGAAAAACGAAATATTTGGTCCTTTGCAGGACTACTTTGCATTTGGTATGTTTTTATGCATCACTGTCTCCTGATGTGAGGATGTCTAGATGTCTAGCTAATTATCTACATAACCTTGATCCTTTGACTTGCACCATGGCACTTTAAAAAATTCTGTACATAGCTTGGTTTGGTTCCTTTCTTACTTCATGGGTTTGTCTTGTATTTATCTTGGTTTACATGATGCTTTCGATTTGGCTTCTCATATGTGTTTCTATTAGGTAAATGATCTATTTGTAAATTGTTACAGGGAAGGCTTAATGTCGTATAAGCAATTTATTCAAGAGCTTGAAGATGATATACTGCCGGCTGAAGCTGAGCACAGGTATATTAGGGGCAGTCGCAGATTGATACAGAAATTGATTTGCTTTCTTTATGCATTTATTTACGATGGAGTAAAATCTGCTTTTGATTGTTTAGGTATCAGGAATACAGATCAGAGTACATTTCTACTCAGAAACGTACTTTCTTTGATGCACACAAGGATGACGAGTGGTAAACGCATTTTGTTCATTTTCACCGCAGCTGTTTGTGCTTATTTCATCTTTTGTATATTCTGACTGAATTTGGTTTTGGATATAGGCTGAAAGACAAATATCACCCAAAAAATTTAGTATCAGTTATTGAAAGGtgagttttactttttttttaccgAATGAATTATATTACTGGGTTATGGCATGTGCTGTGTATTAGGGGATACTAGATTGCTAGTTTATTGTAACAAACTAATCTGTTATATTCTCAAACATTGGTATGGTAAGGGACACTAATACACTTGGGTTGACAAAAGTTGTCATTGGTATGTTTCATTGAATCATTTACCTTTTCGTCAGGTTTGAATTGTAGATCGATGCTCCTAGTTCTCTTGCTGTAATTCATGATATATTATGATTCAACTTATTTTCTTAATATGGAATTGACTGGTAAACCCGGCTCTGTAGATGGTTTTCTTTATAATTTGATAGCATCAATGCGAATATTGAGAACATGGTTTGCTCATTTGTTGAGAAGGTATAGTCCTACGACCCAGTTCCTTATTCATAATATTTTCTGTTTGCATTTTTCAGGAGAGATCAGTTTAGGGGTCTTGACAAAGATATATCTCATGGATAAGGGTACTGACGCTGTTGATGTAAGTTGCTTACTGCCTTGCAGTTCTTCGTTATATTCTCAAACATATCCTACGGTCATagagatgtttttttttaattagtattCAAATTACGAGGTGGAAGAGATGTTCCAACTTCCAAGTATGATTCAGGGTATTTCTTAAGAATTTAATGTTCTTAGATTGGTTGACAGGGTAATGTCTTGATTGACATTCTTGGGGTTCACCAGATATTAGAATGAAAATGATATCGACTACAGTTCCCTTGGATTGATGTTGTTAACCGCTACCAAGACAATATTAACAGAAGTGTTGACATGATTGCTGCTTGTCGCAGGGAGTGGGAGTATTCTGCAAGTACCCTTGATAGCTGGTGCTCTCCATGTTCGTGCATTATTCCAAGATGCTAAGAAAAAGGTCAGTCTCTTGATAGTTGAAAATAGTCCCTTAATACTGAACAATATCTTGGCAatcacctgagtttctcgttgaCATGAGTTAAAGAGTATTGGGTGATTTCTTTTTAGGTCCCCAACCCCATAATACTCATGTCGGTTTCAAAGTCAACGTTGACCTGGAACTTCCAAAGTCTTATAAGTTAGGTGTGTGGCAAATGCTTAGAGTTAAAGCTGAGTGCCTCTTTAAATGGTTTGGTGCACAGTAACATGAATCCCGGGGTACTGGCCAGCTGCATATATACTATACCTAGACGGTATTGAGTTTGTTGTCTCTAGATTCACGCTGACAATCTACTTATTAGTGACTGTAATCATCTTTTTGAAGTCACTGAAACTTGATTCACTTCTTAAATATAATAGGTGGGTTGCAAAGTGTCTTGAACTGATTTGTATGGTAGATGTTTTCCTTGTGGTGTTTTGTATATGATGAACTAGAGGCTAACTGGTGCTTTGTATTTTCAGGTTCCCGATAGTGGGTAATGGAATTACAACATCAATGGAGTGAAGCATAACACTAATCTGACGTGTGGGATAAATCTGGGATCGATGGTGACACTGAGAATATCAGCTCGTAAGTCCTTTATGATTACATCATACTTAACTATATACTCTTTTGGGAGTGGATTGACACTACTGACATGTTTACTTTTCATTGAGGTTATGTGGTTCTTGGTAACATCTTGTTTATAGTACCGATAGACTTTGCTTTGCCTCATCTAATTCACATATCTTGATTGCAGGTTTGGTGGGGTACCTTCTATCAAGAAAGGGTTTGAATATCCTTGGGCATGGAAGTCCCCTTGGCTTATGAACTATCTATGAACTGACTGGCATCTCTGATTGTTGCTTTTCAATGTTGTAAGCTTTGTAAGTTATAATGTAGGAAGTTTCTATGAACTCGGCAAGTTTTTTAACTTAGAATTTGATACTTACAAAAAATTTGGTACTTGGAAGaatttatgttcttctttgattgaAAGCTATATGAATTGACTGAATGTGATGTGACTGTGATGGAATGAAAAGGGTAGGCAGGTTATTGGAATTCCGGCGGAAAATGTACTGCTGGTCAATATGGCCCTGGTCAATATtgactggcagtaattttttttgctgttacaaaacaATTCGTAACGGCTTCAAGGTGTTACGAGTGTCTGTTACAAATATTTTGTAACGGCTCCTGGCTATTACGacttgccacgtagtaacggcttttGCCTGTTACAACAACttaaaattcgtaacggccccaCTGCCGTTACAATCCGTTTTAGTAACGGCTTTctaatcccagaatttggtgtagtgcttgttcgtgaagaacaaagatgtggaaaacaaccttatgcaacTCACACACAATTTTCCCAGGGATGGTTTCTGTAGTTACATGAAACCTctatttatagtgaatgatcaagGCTAAGTTTCTTAAAAATGATGCCACCTTGTCTAGGAAATAAAACACcaattactccctctgtttctaaaaaataggttaATTTCCTTATTTGGATACATGTCAAAAAAAAAGTCTGCTTTCCATAAATGGAAAGTCAAAGATTACGAGTTTACTAATCTACCCATggagggaccacttctctctcttatttttccCTCTTAACACAAAAaagggaccacttttctctccATTTTTTCTCTGATATCAAACCAAGGACAAATTAGGAAAAAATATGGAAAAGTGGCtacaatgattagttttcttaatctTTCTACAAACCAAACAactctattttttagaaacggatgGAGTACTTGACTAAAACGGACCCTGCGTCACGTATTTACGGTTCCATTTCACAAATTGTTGCTAAAAGTTCGCGAACAATTTCCTGTTCACGTAATCAACCTTTAGCCTTACATTTTCCCCTTTAGTAAATcactaataacttcttcgttataactcggaattgattCTTGGATTGTTAGTTTCGTATTTTCATTCACTATAATATGGAGACCTTCCTAAGGTCAATGGTTATTTTCACTAAATTCTGAGGCTTGAAAAATTCTCAGGTGTATACAAAAGTATATTTACCATCATAAGAATTGTTCTAAAGAGTGAGCACTTTGTTTCGATAGATAGAGAGGCAAAATAAACAAGAAAATCAAGTATTTGTTACTAACCTTTCATGAAGTTCTCCGTACATGTTTTCGTGAGTCTTCAAGGATAACTTTGATTACGTACTCTACTTCTTAATCCTGATCTAGCCCGAAACTGACTTTAGTTTACTGAATCAAGAATGTGTTTGGGCATCTAAATTTgataacttgacataccaacgccagTAGGTtcacagagcaatgctctaacaatctccctatttgtcaattttagtgataaaaccattttacatatacTTGATTCAGTGGAATCTACCTTGGAATTCACGTGCGTAAACTGGTTGTAGGAACAGAGATACTGAAAGAACTCAATTAATAGGAATAATTTACTTGgtcccaactatacgaagttgcagTAATCAATTTGTAtatcgacttaattctgagagtattcaaaactggacccgGGGTTAATCTGCCTTAAAGTTTTctccgttaacaaaatcttgtgtgtcgtgtgttttactttacttccgcgttatattgtttgtctttataattaaagtaaatacacttgtatgttaatcaaACTTGGTACGATCTCATATATTGGTTCGGTCATGAATTTAAGCTATGTACCAAGTTACATCTTGTTGAAGTAATCTTTTAACAAGATGTAAACATTACAACTACTTTTCGTCTGTTAAAATTAAAGTCTGTAATACTAAGACTATCAACTATATGCTTTCTAATATGTATAgcttaagagttttttttttgagaaagatTGGTTCTGGTCGGAAAAGGATGTTAGAAAAATGAAGAACTGTTTTGAAATCTTAGATAGGTTAGATCAGAAATCGAAGACAACTACAAGTTCCACATATTGTTTCTTACCGCAAGAAGACCATCCTGAAATCAGAAGCAAGGCAGCTGATAGTGGGGATAGTGGCAGAAATGTGGACAGTTTAGGAGACTTAAATCAGGTTCATTTCGAGAATGTCAACATCAGCAATGGAGACGGAAGAAACAACCATGATCTGATGGGGTTGGAAGGTAAAGGAAGGAAAGCCAGAAATGTCTCAGAGGATGGCGCGAAGAGGggatttttcagaaattcaaattaTGAAGAAGGAAGTACGAGCCTAATACCGGGATATTTGAATAGTATGAATACCACCAATGTTATAGTTAGGTATGATCCTCAAGATAATAGCCAATATGGGCATGTAAATTCTATCGGAGACTTATGTTTCAATAATAATTAGTTGTCTCTTTtgccaaaaaaagaagaagtaatcttttaacaatttattgttttataAGATGATACAAGGTGTGTCTATAATAGGTTGATCCGGAAGGATTGTGGCTACTTAATACCCTTGTCATTTCATGTTCCTCTTCATTCACCAATTGAtatttgtttcctttttttcTAACAAATCAgttctcttcaaaaaaaaaaaaaatgcttcgCTGACGATGTTTCTTCAGCAAACTAACAAAACATCACACCTGAGATCCCAATCACTTCCCTTTTAACCATATGCTTGATTATCCACATAAATCTCGATCTTTTAAGCCCCGTTTCATATTATTTTTTTCCTGCAGAAACACTTTTAACCAACttttaacaaattttctggtgaaAAGGAGTTTGATAAACATTTTTCAAAGTGCTTTTCTCCAAAAGCACTACTATCTTAGGTCAACTTTTAGAAGCTATTCAGCAATAGCTTTTAAAAGCAGTAAAAGCAGAAATTGTGGACCCACTCAGTTTTGACAAGTTAATTCTCTATTTTAACCTCGATATTATACTGAAATAACATAATTCACCCttaaatatttgttttattttttatgtaaTTATTTCActaataatattttttgtataaaataatataataatccaataataaaaatttaaattAAGTTAAATTAATTAAATGattaaaacataaataaaagattatcttaatttttatatttatttaaagaataatcaaaatgaaaaatatattttattattaatagatgtcatttaaaaataattttaaagcATATCTATTTTCGTCATTAATCACATCGTAACCACTTCAACATAACAATTTACCAAGCAGAATTTACGATTTATTGGTTATACCACACTTTACGTATttatagtttaccaaacgtcCAACTGCTTTATCTTCACAGCACAACACAGTAACACAACACGATAGAAAATCGCTTCTATAAAActcacaacaataccaaactCGCCTTTCATTTGACTAGTAGAGGGCACCTGGTTACATGAATTGGAACATGTCACACTTAGGACACCACTTAACAAATTGACCTCATATTATTACTACTTTGCTTTTGTACCAGGAGATATTTAAGTTAAAAGTCCCAACAAAACACCCTTTTTCCTAATAATAGTAGGAATTGAGATCCACACTGCGAAACATGGTCTGAGTTGAGATGGCACAAACTAATCAACAGTTCAGAATCTCCAGCTTGCAGGCTGAATGGTTCAGTTTACTGCAGGCTCCGTTCTTATGTGTCAATACATATACATATACACACAAAGTCAGAGAGATTGTTATTGTGAATAGCGGTCCACAAATGCTTTTGCTTTCTCTGGCGCGAAGAACCGTGCCTGTCACAAGTATAAATGTAAGCAACAAAAATTGAGATTTTTTAACCACAAATCATAAGCTGAGACGACGCTAAACGTACTACGAGAAGTAATACCGGTTCACCAAATCACTAGAATTTATTAACTAGACAAACATGGTTCTTAATACTCACTTGAATAAACATCCTTTCTGCATCCCCAACCTTAccattttgtttcaaaataattCCCTGCAGAAACATCAAAGAAAAAAATTCACATGAAAAATATATTCCCTAATGAAATAAAAAAGTACGATTGGTTCTTTTAGTATCAGGTTCTGGATAGACAAGTAACAAGTAACGGAGCTGGAATCTATATGTTGACACCCAGATGGAACACTTAAATATATAAAGGCAGAAACTATGCCGAACACGttaaaataaagtaaaagaaaaatataaacctAATAACAGGAAAGGGAAAAAAAATGTAAAGACAAGGAACCTTTGCCAAGTAGCCTCGGAAGTCATCAGGATGTGCAGAGATGAGTTGATCATAAACAGTAACAGCATCACTAACGTGGCCCCAGTCAGAGTAAGCTTTCCCAAGGAGTAACTCGACCTGATAATTACCCTCATACCAAGATTCAGAAAGTCAACGAATACTTAACTGACCAATATAAAAGCTCAATCATTTCCAGACTAGGCATAACTTCAGGAATTCAAAAAATTTGATTAACTCACTTGAATGGGATCAACCTTCATGATTTCCTGTTCTAGGTTGCCCCTAACAGCAGCCTGAGCATCAAAACCATTTGAGTTTCCTGGATTCAGATTTTCACGTGCAGCAAGTAGCACTTGGACAGCCTACAAGTAAATTATACAAGGTTTAAAGTTACCAACACATCATTTATGCTTAAAGAGCTTTGTTAAAAAATTTATCACAGAATTTTGCTAACAAACCTCGTCTGGTTTCTTAGCAGCTAGGAGTGTATTCGTTAGACCGCGCAGAATTTCAAAATCCAGAGTTTTGGATACCTGCACTCATAGCAAGAAACGTATCAACAAGGTAAGTACCATATAACGTTTcatttgagagagatttttttcaAAGTTCTCATAACAACAGATTGATATGTACACTACGAGGAACATACTGATAAATATCTAGTaacatgcaaaagaaaagattttCGTGGTGGTCTAAAACCAAGAATAATTTGAACTCATTTTTCTTCTGTGGACAGAAATTACTGACAGATGCAGAGCTCCTATAAGCAGCAGCGCTCCCTTCATGATCCCCGAGCTCATATTTAACTTCACCCAGTAAGCGATATACATCAGGATCGTCTGGCTTTTCCTGCAAAAGAAGCTCAAAATTTTAAAACAGTTGGTTGTTCAATGTTCGAAAACTACTTAGTAAATTGCAGTGAGAAATTTTTGCTGATCAGATGCTTAAGCATTTGTTGGGGTGTTAAAAAGTAGAATGAACCTTTGCCAAACTTTCAAGGAAAGAAGCTGCTCGATTATATTCTCCTAATTCTGAAAGTGTTACTGCTGCTCCCTGCAAGACCACTAGTTTTTAAGTTAAAGAGAACTATAACTTAAATTTATCTTATATGTCAGGGCTCTGTTATTAGACTACTGGTAAGTAGAAGGTGATAGCACAAAGAACCATGGATAAATTCAGAGTCATTAAGTATGTGGAACATTAGTGTTTAGAgtgtttgaatttggtttcagTAGTTACTGGAAGGACATAGAATCTCATATTAATTTAGGAACTGTAGTAATATTAAAAGCAGTTTCCTGATAGTTTGGTTtaaatttcaagaagaaaaaaatgcgTAAACAAAAGAAAACCTGAGCAGTTTCATATGAATTAACTTTGTAAGACGCTACTTACTTCAAGTGCAGTTGGGTCTTTGGGGGAGCTAGTGAGTGTTGCCTCATATTCTCGCAGCCTAGTCTGCCATAAATTAGGAGCTGAGATATCAATAGATCTTTTTAATCTGAATACAAAGtgcagaaaataaaaacacaaaactcaTCATCACTGAAGGGGAAGAAGATGCCAAGATGTAACTATAACAACCATATGACACTAATAAGAAAATATGCCTGTAATGAACTAAGAGACAGAATTGCATGAGCACCGTCCCACACGAACATTTCACAATGGATGCACAACATTAACTGAAAACATGACTGAAATGAACTAAGAGATACAATTGCATCAGCACCATCTCGCACAAACATTTCACAACAAAAGAATGCACAACGTTAACCTTTTTCTATCAGTAATTGACTTATTGAGAACATAGGACGGTCCTGAATCTAAAAATCCAACTCAAATTGTTAATCACAGTATGATTTAGCTTGATAATTGATCCCCATCTAATTAATACTGTATATCtcacttctttctttttttcccccCATAAACCACCTTTAAGGATTGCCCTTGGGAGAAGACATGGATGTGCAAATATACTCAATATGGCATATATAAGAGTACCATGTTACTTGTGTTATAAAAGATACATGTGCAACCAAACTTACACGAGCTCAAGAGGTGATTCCAAGAA
This DNA window, taken from Papaver somniferum cultivar HN1 chromosome 3, ASM357369v1, whole genome shotgun sequence, encodes the following:
- the LOC113358216 gene encoding uncharacterized protein LOC113358216 isoform X1 — translated: MMELNFSATANISAIRCFLHIKRDQAKQISSCSFPNVQPCKAFKFVCVAAKKRQGFGPEPTEKEKTNKGKAPRETTTLGSQSRISMTNSPGIPVNEKPGVSPPGGKSTSKIVLDREFEQRLETVRRSALKQKKIEKSIEYGAIDYDAPIEPAKDKVGLGTTVGVGVAVVVFGLVFALGDFLPSVSSNPKEEAAIVGSKLTGEQKTALQTRLREYEATLTSSPKDPTALEGAAVTLSELGEYNRAASFLESLAKEKPDDPDVYRLLGEVKYELGDHEGSAAAYRSSASVSKTLDFEILRGLTNTLLAAKKPDEAVQVLLAARENLNPGNSNGFDAQAAVRGNLEQEIMKVDPIQYEGNYQVELLLGKAYSDWGHVSDAVTVYDQLISAHPDDFRGYLAKGIILKQNGKVGDAERMFIQARFFAPEKAKAFVDRYSQ
- the LOC113358216 gene encoding uncharacterized protein LOC113358216 isoform X2 — protein: MMELNFSATANISAIRCFLHIKRDQAKQISSCSFPNVQPCKAFKFVCVAAKKRQGFGPEPTEKEKTNKGKAPRETTTLGSQSRISMTNSPGIPVNEKPGVSPPGGKSTSKIVLDREFEQRLETVRRSALKQKKIEKSIEYGAIDYDAPIEPAKDKVGLGTTVGVGVAVVVFGLVFALGDFLPSVSSNPKEEAAIVGSKLTGEQKTALQTRLREYEATLTSSPKDPTALEGAAVTLSELGEYNRAASFLESLAKEKPDDPDVYRLLGEVKYELGDHEGSAAAYRSSASVSKTLDFEILRGLTNTLLAAKKPDEAVQVLLAARENLNPGNSNGFDAQAAVRGNLEQEIMKVDPIQVELLLGKAYSDWGHVSDAVTVYDQLISAHPDDFRGYLAKGIILKQNGKVGDAERMFIQARFFAPEKAKAFVDRYSQ
- the LOC113358216 gene encoding uncharacterized protein LOC113358216 isoform X3 — translated: MANISAIRCFLHIKRDQAKQISSCSFPNVQPCKAFKFVCVAAKKRQGFGPEPTEKEKTNKGKAPRETTTLGSQSRISMTNSPGIPVNEKPGVSPPGGKSTSKIVLDREFEQRLETVRRSALKQKKIEKSIEYGAIDYDAPIEPAKDKVGLGTTVGVGVAVVVFGLVFALGDFLPSVSSNPKEEAAIVGSKLTGEQKTALQTRLREYEATLTSSPKDPTALEGAAVTLSELGEYNRAASFLESLAKEKPDDPDVYRLLGEVKYELGDHEGSAAAYRSSASVSKTLDFEILRGLTNTLLAAKKPDEAVQVLLAARENLNPGNSNGFDAQAAVRGNLEQEIMKVDPIQYEGNYQVELLLGKAYSDWGHVSDAVTVYDQLISAHPDDFRGYLAKGIILKQNGKVGDAERMFIQARFFAPEKAKAFVDRYSQ